In Zingiber officinale cultivar Zhangliang chromosome 11B, Zo_v1.1, whole genome shotgun sequence, a single window of DNA contains:
- the LOC122033864 gene encoding serine/threonine protein phosphatase 2A 57 kDa regulatory subunit B' beta isoform-like, giving the protein MNQNSGADHAPQALSFGSRSSDADPGSPRQLHSSPAPGAVPQIKSLPLFRDVPVLELQALFLRKLQICSVLFDFSDTLKSAHEKEVKRQTLSELVDFVQSRSSRLNEQVQEELVCTVDVNIFRSLPPASHENTGVEPTDPEEEDPYLDPAWPHLQLVYELLLLYVVSSDTDTKVAKSYIDHSFVLRLLDLLNSEDL; this is encoded by the exons atgaatcAAAATTCTG GCGCCGATCACGCTCCTCAGGCGCTTTCTTTTGGCTCCCGCTCCTCAGATGCCGATCCCGGCTCCCCCCGCCAACTGCATTCCTCCCCAGCCCCTGGTGCCGTCCCGCAAATCAAGTCCCTCCCACTCTTCCGCGATGTGCCTGTACTCGAGCTCCAGGCGCTCTTTCTCCGCAAACTCCAGATCTGCTCTGTGCTCTTCGACTTCTCCGACACGCTCAAGTCGGCCCACGAGAAGGAGGTGAAGCGGCAGACGCTGTCGGAGCTCGTCGACTTTGTGCAATCTCGCTCCAGTCGGCTCAACGAGCAGGTACAGGAAGAGCTCGTCTGTACTGTAGACGTCAATATCTTCCGCAGTCTCCCTCCGGCTTCCCATGAAAACACCGGCGTCGAGCCCACCGACCCGGAGGAGGAGGACCCCTACCTCGACCCCGCCTGGCCTCATCTCCAGCTCGTCTATGAGCTCCTTCTCCTCTACGTCGTTTCGTCCGACACCGATACCAAGGTCGCCAAGAGCTACATCGACCACTCATTCGTGCTCCGCCTTCTCGACCTCTTAAACTCCGAAGACCTCTGA